One segment of Panicum virgatum strain AP13 chromosome 1K, P.virgatum_v5, whole genome shotgun sequence DNA contains the following:
- the LOC120700202 gene encoding AUGMIN subunit 4-like gives MSKAAAAASLPPPPPEVAHLVEQLQRHHLAPDASLLSNSAHADLLQAREEVAAERALYLEALAVYAEAVAMVEEYHAAAGAGAGKKLNCSPQVYESLEHHLAVAEAAQRLRLPLLSQDGEVHEEEIEKLSTLSRSSFDSTLASATPSSSSMSTSYNNYSSTASAVTVGAALGSGSSEAVEPGVGGVPDRFLGITSDYLYQVQQEQPAMSVDMVDYQRTLAREIEARLEAKCDALADLFAMDERDSSSISQISSARLPERVKLIIEEIEKEEAHLLEDLASMDRKFAEHYNVLEQILAVLIQFVKDKKLEHQHQYDDLKKTWLIKRCRTMNAKLSYLEHHLLRDTYTKDTVPALHRIRKYLVEATKEASNSYNEAISRLREYQGVDPHFDVIARQYHEIVKKLEGMQWTIHQVEMDLKPHHDHAAV, from the exons ACTCCGCGCACGCCGACCTCCTCCAG gCGCGCGAGGAGGTCGCCGCGGAGCGCGCGCTCTACCTCGAGGCACTG GCGGTGTACGCGGAGGCGGTGGCCATGGTGGAGGAGTACCATGCGGCAGCTGGTGCTGGCGCCGGCAAGAAGCTCAACTGCTCCCCGCAG GTGTACGAGTCTTTGGAGCACCATTTGGCTGTCGCGGAGGCAGCACAGAGGTTGAGGCTCCCACTGCTCTCGCAGGACGGGGAGGTCCATGAGGAGGAGATTGAAAAGCTGAGCACCTTGTCAAGGAGCTCATTTGATAGTACTCTGGCGAGTGCCACACCCAGCTCAAGCTCAATGTCGACAAGTTACAATAACTATAGCAGCACCGCTAGTGCAGTGACTGTTGGTGCTGCCCTTGGCAGTGGCAGTTCGGAGGCAGTTGAACCTGGAGTTGGTGGTGTTCCTGATCGTTTTCTCGGAATCACATCAGATTATCTCTACCAAGTGCAACAAGAGCAGCCAGCCATGTCTGTG GACATGGTTGATTATCAGAGAACTTTGGCTAGGGAGATTGAAGCCCGGTTAGAAGCCAAGTGTGATGCTTTAGCTGATCTATTTGCTATGGATGAAAGGG ATTCATCATCAATCAGTCAAATATCAAGTGCCAGGCTTCCAGAAAG GGTGAAATTAATCATCGAAGAGATAGAGAAGGAAGAGGCACATTTACTGGAGGATCTTGCCTCAATGGACAGAAAATTTGCTGAACACTATAAT GTCCTGGAGCAAATTCTTGCTGTGCTTATCCAGTTTGTTAAAGACAAGAAACTTGAGCATCAGCACCAATAT GATGATCTGAAGAAGACCTGGCTTATCAAAAGGTGCCGAACAATGAATGCTAAATTAAG CTATCTAGAGCATCATCTGTTGCGTGACACCTACACCAAGGATACTGTACCAGCACTGCACAGGATCAG AAAGTATCTTGTAGAGGCCACGAAAGAGGCATCCAATTCCTATAATGAAGCG ATTTCACGATTACGTGAGTATCAGGGTGTGGATCCACATTTCGATGTGATTGCAAGGCAGTACCATGAGATTGTAAAG AAACTGGAGGGCATGCAGTGGACAATTCACCAGGTGGAAATGGATCTGAAACCTCACCATGATCATGCGGCTGTCTGA